From a region of the Zingiber officinale cultivar Zhangliang chromosome 4B, Zo_v1.1, whole genome shotgun sequence genome:
- the LOC121978214 gene encoding THO complex subunit 4B-like: MSGTLDMSLDNIIKSSKKTAGGGRGQGREASGPSRRAPNRTANRSTPYSSGKAPDSVWQHDMYSTAQAGGFPALTARASSIETGTKLYISNLEFGVSNEDIKVLFFTF; the protein is encoded by the exons ATGTCGGGCACCCTCGACATGTCCCTCGACAACATAATCAAATCAAGCAAGAAGACTGCCGGCGGCGGACGCGGGCAGGGCCGTGAGGCCAGTGGGCCGTCCCGTCGCGCGCCCAACCGAACGGCTAACCGATCCACCCCTTACTCCTCCGGGAAG GCTCCCGACTCGGTGTGGCAGCACGACATGTACTCGACGGCACAAGCAGGCGGTTTTCCTGCTCTGACGGCGAGGGCTTCCTCCATAGAGACCGGCACCAAGCTGTATATCTCGAATTTGGAATTCGGAGTGTCGAACGAGGACATCAAGGTGCTCTTTTTCACTTTTTAG
- the LOC121977504 gene encoding long-chain-alcohol oxidase FAO4A-like gives MEMAPAAKQHPNLLTQREMEALKAVCDTLLPSVQLPRVDDEGLVEFYATSASMAGTPAVVGGLLSGGIRHPLMWLLRFALWLLSTWYGTFALCGRRSLSPEFPFFSSFAGVERGKREEVLLAWSLSSFFIFRMLFRTFKYLIAFVYFTQLKEDKTNVAWKAMDYCGPDPDVSIYNSQRAPLHGALLRMDMPRDAILQTIRSAGFRATTSSFLTVACDVVVIGSGCGGSVVAGVLAKAGHKVIIIEKGSYFPRSDLSLLEGEALSHMYECGGILPNWDLTTLFLAGSTVGGGSAVNWSASIRTPEHVRREWCDKLGLELFGREAYDRALDAVCDRMGVQTGVEEEGFNNMVLRKGCEALGMEPADVPRNAPPDHYCGWCHLGCRSGKKRSTTETWLADLADSGNGLILPGCSAVRILMHQKDRGPNQRRRVAKGVAVAFAFGGGTQEFVVESEVTVVACGALNTPGLLKRSGLKNAHIGRHLHAHPVVMAWGYFPPDKWPDNGKRNYEGGILTTMYSESHESGYGTLLQTPMLHPGMFATVTPWASAADFRERMARFSRTVHLFALVRDKGSGTVDGSEWVCYGMEEEDEGKLKVALEAAIRVLAAAGAEEVGTQHAKGERVRVVEGGVEWLARKVRKRVLRDGRTPVMSAHQMGSCRMSAEERKGAVSQSGETWEVERLYVADTSVFPTALGVNPMVTVQAIAYCTSQSILKVLQRKKQKQQQCTV, from the exons ATGGAGATGGCGCCGGCGGCGAAGCAGCACCCGAACCTGCTCACGCAGCGAGAGATGGAGGCGCTGAAGGCAGTTTGCGACACCTTGCTCCCCTCCGTGCAGCTTCCCCGCGTCGACGACGAAGGGCTCGTCGAGTTCTACGCCACCTCAGCCTCCATGGCCGGGACGCCTGCTGTC GTTGGGGGATTGTTGTCCGGCGGAATCAGGCACCCGTTGATGTGGCTGCTGCGCTTCGCCTTGTGGCTCCTGTCGACGTGGTACGGCACCTTCGCGCTTTGCGGACGTCGGAGCTTGTCGCCGGAGTTCCCCTTCTTCAGCAGCTTCGCCGGTGTCGAGAGGGGGAAGCGGGAGGAGGTCCTTCTTGCGTGGTCACTCAGCTCGTTTTTCATTTTCAGGATGCTCTTCCGCACCTTCAAGTATCTCATCGCCTTCGTTTACTTCACTCAG TTGAAGGAAGACAAGACCAATGTAGCGTGGAAAGCGATGGATTATTGTGGACCGGACCCTGACGTAAGCATCTACAACAGTCAACGCGCGCCGCTCCATGGCGCTCTGCTCCGGATGGACATGCCGAGGGACGCAATCTTGCAAACCATCCGAAGTGCTGGATTCCGCGCCACCACCTCCTCGTTCCTCACCGTTGCCTGCGACGTCGTAGTGATCGGCTCCGGTTGCGGTGGGAGCGTCGTCGCCGGCGTCCTCGCCAAGGCCGGCCACAAGGTCATCATCATCGAGAAGGGTTCTTATTTCCCGAGGAGCGACCTGTCTCTCCTCGAAGGAGAGGCGCTGAGCCACATGTACGAGTGTGGCGGCATCCTCCCCAATTGGGACTTGACGACTCTGTTCCTCGCCGGCTCCACCGTCGGCGGTGGGTCCGCCGTCAACTGGTCGGCCTCCATTCGGACGCCGGAGCACGTGCGGCGCGAGTGGTGCGATAAACTCGGCCTTGAACTCTTCGGCAGAGAGGCCTACGACCGCGCGCTTGACGCCGTGTGCGACCGCATGGGAGTGCAGACCGGCGTCGAGGAGGAAGGTTTCAACAATATGGTGCTGAGGAAAGGGTGCGAAGCGCTGGGGATGGAGCCGGCTGACGTGCCGCGGAACGCACCGCCCGACCACTACTGCGGGTGGTGTCACCTCGGCTGCCGGAGCGGCAAGAAGAGGAGCACCACGGAGACGTGGCTCGCCGACCTGGCAGACTCCGGTAACGGGTTGATCCTCCCGGGATGCAGCGCGGTGAGGATATTAATGCACCAAAAAGACAGAGGACCCAACCAGCGGCGACGCGTCGCGAAGGGCGTCGCCGTCGCCTTCGCCTTCGGCGGCGGCACTCAAGAATTCGTGGTGGAGTCGGAGGTGACGGTGGTGGCTTGCGGCGCGTTGAACACGCCGGGTCTGCTGAAGCGGAGCGGGCTGAAAAATGCGCACATCGGAAGGCATCTCCACGCCCACCCGGTGGTGATGGCGTGGGGGTATTTCCCGCCGGATAAGTGGCCGGACAATGGGAAGAGAAACTACGAGGGAGGAATACTGACAACCATGTACTCCGAATCCCACGAGTCTGGCTACGGGACGCTCCTGCAAACGCCGATGCTGCACCCGGGGATGTTCGCGACGGTGACGCCGTGGGCATCGGCGGCAGACTTCCGGGAGAGGATGGCCCGGTTCTCCCGCACGGTCCACTTGTTCGCGCTGGTGAGGGACAAAGGCTCCGGCACGGTGGACGGGTCAGAGTGGGTGTGTTACGGGATGGAGGAGGAGGACGAAGGGAAACTGAAGGTGGCGCTGGAGGCGGCGATTAGGGTACTGGCGGCGGCTGGAGCTGAGGAAGTGGGGACGCAGCACGCGAAAGGAGAGAGGGTGAGGGTCGTCGAAGGAGGAGTGGAGTGGCTTGCCCGAAAGGTTCGGAAAAGGGTGCTGAGGGACGGGAGGACGCCGGTGATGTCGGCGCACCAGATGGGGAGCTGCCGGATGTCGGCGGAGGAGCGGAAAGGGGCGGTGAGCCAGTCAGGGGAGACTTGGGAGGTGGAGAGGCTGTACGTGGCGGACACGAGCGTGTTCCCGACGGCGCTGGGGGTGAACCCGATGGTGACGGTGCAGGCCATTGCTTACTGCACTTCGCAGAGCATACTGAAAGTGCTACAGAGGAAGAAGCAGAAGCAACAGCAGTGCACTGTTTGA